ACCTTCGGTTTCTTCCTCGAAATCGAATTCGTCCACAGGATTGGTGCTGGCGCCATAAGGCAGGCGCGACAAGAAACGCGGCAAGGCCAAGCCGATGTAGCGTGAATCTTCGGAATCACGCAGGCTGCGCCACGGTGCGTATTCGGCGTTTTGGAAGATTTTGCTTAAGTCGCGCGGATTGGCCAATTCCTGCCAAGATTCCATCTGCATCAGTTTGGGCGATGCGCCGGCGATAAACGGGCAGTGTGCGGCCGCAGCAATTTTTTCGAGGCTGTTGAGCATTTCCACATCGGGTGCGGAATGATCGAAATAATAGTCGCCAACCAAGCAACCGAAAGGCTCGCCGCCGAACTGGCCGTATTCTTCTTCGTAAATACGTTTGAATAGCGGGCTTTGATCCCAAGCCGTGCCTTTAAAGCGCTTCAGGTTGCGGGCGACTTCTTTTTTGGAAATCGGCAATACTTTGATTTTCAGCAGGGTGTCGGTTTCGGTATTGGTAACCAAATGATGCAAACCGCGCCATTCGCCTTCCAGCTTTTGAAAATCTTCGTGGTGCAGAATCAGATTGATTTGTTCGGAAAGTTTTCTGTCGAGTTCGGCAATGATTGCTTCGATGGTTTGATAAGTGTCGTCTGAAATCGTAACGACATTTTGCAAGGCTTGTTGCGCCAATGTCGCTACGGCGTTGGTTACGGCACTTTTGGCTTCTTCGGTTTTGGGTTTGAATTCTTTTTGCAGCAGTTGTTCAAATTCACTCGCTGCAAACGCGGTTTGCGCGCCGCCGCCCCCTTGGATATCTAATTGCTTTTCAGCCATGATTCACTCTCGCTTTATTGGTTTTCATCCGAAATTACTGCCCGTCTTTGGGTGTTGCTTTCGGTGCGGCTGCAAGGCTTTTCAGCAGCTCGCTGTCACCCAAGACTTTTCCGATTAATTCCTCCGCACCGCTCTTGCCGTCCATGTATGAGAGCAGGTTGGAAAGCTCCGTGCGCGCTTGCAAAAGCTCGTTTAGAGGTTCTACTTTTTTGGCTACTGCGGCGGGTGAGAAATCGTCCATGCTTTCAAATTCGAGCTCTACGTTCAGATTGCCTTCGCCGGTGAGCGTGTTTTTCACGTTGAATGCCACGCGCGGTTTGAGGGCTTTCATACGCTCGTCGAAATTATCTACGTCAATTTCCAGAAACTTGCGTTCGGCCAATTCGGGTAGCGGTTCGACGGGCTTGCCGACCAGATCGGCCATGACACCCATCACAAACGGAAGTTCGATTTTTTTCTCGGAACCGTACAGTTCTACATCGTACTCAATCTGTACCCGCGGAGCCCGGTTGCGGGCAATAAACTTTTGACCAGATGATTTGTTTCGTGACATGTTCAGTAACCTTTAAATGATTAAAGCTGTTTTCTCTCAACAAACTTTAGCTTATTACAAATAGACTATTTCACTCGCCGGAAGTTCCAGCTTCTTCTTCCGGTTTGCCGATTAAAACTTCCAAATTGGCAATGCTTTCTGGACTGATATCTTTCATGATGTCGTAGAAGTCCATATTCATCAGACGCTGTACCCTGCGGATAAACAGCGGGGCAGGGTGGCTGGGCTCAAGGGTTTCAAAATAGACG
This portion of the Neisseria canis genome encodes:
- the tssC gene encoding type VI secretion system contractile sheath large subunit, whose product is MAEKQLDIQGGGGAQTAFAASEFEQLLQKEFKPKTEEAKSAVTNAVATLAQQALQNVVTISDDTYQTIEAIIAELDRKLSEQINLILHHEDFQKLEGEWRGLHHLVTNTETDTLLKIKVLPISKKEVARNLKRFKGTAWDQSPLFKRIYEEEYGQFGGEPFGCLVGDYYFDHSAPDVEMLNSLEKIAAAAHCPFIAGASPKLMQMESWQELANPRDLSKIFQNAEYAPWRSLRDSEDSRYIGLALPRFLSRLPYGASTNPVDEFDFEEETEGADHNKYTWANAAYAMAVNINRSFKYYGWCTSIRGVESGGIVENLPCHTFPTDDGGVDMKCPTEIAISDRREAELAALGFMPLIHRKNTDLAAFIGAQSLHKPAEYYDPDATANARLSARLPYLFACCRFAHYLKCIVRDKVGSFREREDMERWLNEWIMNYVDGDPINSTQETKARKPLAAAEVVVEEVEDNPGYYTSKFFLRPHYQLEGLTVSLRLVSKLPSAKQE
- the tssB gene encoding type VI secretion system contractile sheath small subunit encodes the protein MSRNKSSGQKFIARNRAPRVQIEYDVELYGSEKKIELPFVMGVMADLVGKPVEPLPELAERKFLEIDVDNFDERMKALKPRVAFNVKNTLTGEGNLNVELEFESMDDFSPAAVAKKVEPLNELLQARTELSNLLSYMDGKSGAEELIGKVLGDSELLKSLAAAPKATPKDGQ